From the genome of Fervidobacterium thailandense, one region includes:
- a CDS encoding flagellar biosynthetic protein FliO, producing the protein MFAFGSAVTIGQLVSFFIGLLLVSLLLLATYWFLRKRLPNAVGGRFAKVVSRVYVDRNVSLVLVRVLKEYYVILVSPSHAEVVKKLDTIDEGELEPPDDFRSLLSRYVGGKK; encoded by the coding sequence GTGTTCGCTTTCGGGAGTGCGGTTACCATAGGGCAGTTGGTTTCGTTCTTCATAGGCTTATTACTCGTCAGCTTGCTTCTCTTAGCGACATATTGGTTTTTGAGGAAAAGGCTCCCCAACGCCGTTGGGGGGCGTTTTGCTAAGGTTGTGAGTCGCGTGTACGTGGATCGTAACGTTTCACTGGTTCTTGTGAGGGTCCTCAAGGAATATTACGTTATTCTGGTCTCGCCTTCTCACGCAGAAGTGGTGAAGAAACTCGACACGATCGATGAGGGCGAGCTTGAACCGCCCGATGATTTTAGGTCCTTGCTGAGTAGATATGTGGGTGGTAAAAAGTGA
- a CDS encoding sensor domain-containing diguanylate cyclase: MNKKEILFVVTCFAVGTFFFVLSAPINISTNWYLMIPAVFLLLLAQNVFLYVGNLRFTLRSFAALYLMLFLTPESVASISIPLIFFSTNNFHTFLKRASFEIVQFGLGTLMYRLAPSDYLRLVFFAVGYYLANQFLSFISTLMFSQATFFSFFKKFLKSYILTFGFGLYASALLSVAFLFEYASLTNMVVVTLIYSGFLLILFYAVKSEVWQMELNLEKEKLHWEIDHLKEIVEVHQDVETGLDVDKAIEKMLAVACKVMGFEYALLNLFDFRERKVVRIANYGLPAEVFERLKINRPSLTDALVLLQQRFDVGGAYFIPKGSVDLSDSYVYTPREYVKVDVEDAWDPEDLFLVPLIHRGRIVGYVSYDKPKSGLRPTKREVELGKFFSWQIMNLIQKSQHIHFVQKESTPQVSFAKFWEDVSKLISSEKSFVLVLIDVDDFEEYNLKNGFRSGDELISATGKFLSEALENLGFYTFSGDEFFVCLHSNSKTDGLLLAERVMSELRARGFKVSLSSSVAKFPSDGMNLEELLEKLKVALRTVKKSGGGRAIGV, translated from the coding sequence TTGAATAAGAAAGAAATCCTGTTCGTCGTAACGTGTTTTGCAGTTGGGACTTTCTTTTTTGTACTGTCAGCTCCGATTAACATCAGCACAAACTGGTACCTTATGATTCCGGCAGTGTTCCTTCTTTTGCTCGCTCAGAATGTTTTTCTTTACGTGGGAAATTTGAGATTTACGCTCAGAAGCTTTGCGGCACTATACTTGATGCTTTTTCTAACTCCCGAAAGTGTAGCGTCAATATCGATACCTCTAATCTTTTTCTCGACGAACAATTTCCATACGTTTCTCAAGCGTGCGTCATTCGAAATCGTTCAGTTTGGTCTTGGAACTTTAATGTACAGGCTGGCACCTTCAGACTATCTAAGGTTGGTGTTCTTTGCGGTTGGGTACTACCTTGCGAACCAGTTTTTAAGTTTCATCTCGACTTTGATGTTTTCTCAGGCTACGTTCTTTTCGTTTTTCAAGAAGTTTTTGAAAAGCTACATTCTGACATTTGGCTTTGGTTTGTACGCTTCCGCGCTTCTTTCAGTTGCTTTCCTTTTTGAGTACGCTAGTCTTACTAACATGGTTGTCGTGACATTGATATATTCGGGATTCCTTTTAATTCTGTTTTATGCTGTAAAGTCAGAGGTCTGGCAAATGGAATTAAATCTGGAAAAAGAAAAGCTCCACTGGGAAATTGACCATCTAAAAGAAATAGTGGAAGTGCATCAAGACGTCGAAACAGGCTTGGATGTTGATAAAGCCATCGAGAAGATGCTCGCTGTCGCGTGTAAAGTGATGGGATTCGAGTACGCCCTACTTAACCTCTTCGATTTCCGTGAGCGGAAAGTGGTGAGAATAGCAAATTACGGGTTACCTGCGGAGGTCTTTGAAAGGTTGAAGATCAACAGACCATCTCTCACAGATGCGCTTGTATTGTTGCAGCAAAGGTTTGATGTTGGCGGTGCATATTTCATACCGAAAGGTAGTGTGGATCTATCGGACAGTTACGTTTACACACCTCGGGAGTACGTGAAGGTGGATGTAGAGGATGCATGGGATCCTGAGGACCTCTTCTTGGTTCCACTAATCCACCGAGGTAGGATTGTCGGGTACGTTAGTTACGACAAGCCGAAATCCGGCTTGCGTCCAACCAAAAGAGAAGTGGAACTTGGAAAGTTCTTCTCATGGCAGATTATGAATCTAATCCAGAAAAGTCAACATATTCACTTTGTGCAGAAGGAATCAACGCCGCAGGTTAGCTTCGCAAAGTTTTGGGAGGATGTTTCGAAATTAATTAGCTCGGAAAAGAGCTTTGTTCTTGTTTTAATAGACGTGGACGATTTCGAGGAGTACAATTTGAAGAACGGTTTCAGGTCCGGTGACGAGCTTATCTCGGCGACCGGAAAATTTTTGTCCGAGGCCCTTGAAAACTTGGGTTTTTACACTTTTTCCGGTGATGAATTCTTCGTATGTTTGCACAGTAATAGTAAAACCGATGGTCTCTTGTTGGCCGAGAGGGTTATGAGCGAGCTGAGGGCGCGGGGGTTCAAGGTGAGCCTGAGCTCGAGTGTCGCAAAATTTCCATCTGACGGGATGAATCTTGAAGAGTTGCTCGAAAAATTGAAGGTGGCACTCAGAACCGTGAAAAAATCCGGAGGAGGTAGGGCCATCGGTGTATAA
- a CDS encoding type III PLP-dependent enzyme yields the protein MKKLRQIAERYGTPVLVMDLTVVERNYRQLVENIRNCKVYYAVKANSHVEIVKLLRDLGSYFDVASRGEIEKLLSIGVEPYRMSFGNTIKKIEDIKFAYDVGIRMFAVDSEMELEKIAAVAPGSDVYVRISTNGMEEDADWPLTRKFGTSVSHAIELVKYAKDLGLNPIGLSFHVGSQNYNPENWRTAIREASVVFEEARQFGIEMKMINTGGGMPVYYTREIPSVAEISRVINEAVEEYLGSDVTVIVEPGRSMVGNAGIMITRVILRSRKGDENWIYLDAGVFHGLTETIQNIRYRITVDGKDGEELDKFVLAGPTCDSVDVMYYDAMLPKSTTLGDIVYIHTAGAYTTEYGTNFNGIPSPSIVFENGLLLEEEPEVVCEPAKECE from the coding sequence ATGAAAAAGTTGCGCCAGATTGCGGAGAGGTACGGTACACCTGTTCTCGTAATGGACCTGACAGTTGTCGAGAGAAACTACCGTCAACTCGTCGAGAACATAAGAAACTGTAAAGTCTACTACGCCGTCAAGGCAAACTCCCACGTCGAGATTGTAAAACTTCTCAGAGACTTGGGAAGTTACTTCGATGTGGCCTCCCGCGGTGAGATCGAGAAGTTGCTGTCAATCGGGGTAGAGCCTTACAGGATGAGTTTCGGCAACACGATAAAGAAGATCGAGGATATCAAATTCGCTTACGACGTTGGCATAAGGATGTTCGCTGTTGATTCTGAAATGGAACTCGAGAAAATTGCAGCAGTTGCACCAGGTAGTGACGTGTACGTGAGGATCAGCACCAACGGCATGGAAGAAGACGCCGATTGGCCTTTAACAAGAAAGTTCGGTACGAGCGTCAGCCACGCTATTGAGCTTGTGAAGTACGCAAAGGACCTTGGACTCAACCCAATCGGCTTGAGTTTCCACGTTGGTTCCCAGAATTACAATCCGGAGAACTGGAGAACGGCGATACGTGAAGCTTCCGTGGTCTTTGAAGAGGCAAGGCAATTCGGTATTGAGATGAAGATGATAAACACCGGTGGCGGAATGCCCGTCTACTACACACGCGAAATACCATCGGTTGCGGAAATTTCGAGGGTTATCAACGAAGCCGTTGAGGAATACCTGGGAAGTGACGTAACCGTTATCGTTGAACCTGGAAGATCGATGGTTGGAAACGCGGGAATCATGATAACGAGGGTTATCCTAAGAAGCAGAAAAGGAGACGAAAATTGGATATACCTCGATGCAGGTGTCTTCCACGGATTAACCGAAACGATCCAGAACATCCGCTACAGGATCACCGTGGATGGCAAAGATGGTGAGGAACTCGACAAGTTCGTACTCGCTGGACCAACGTGCGACAGCGTCGATGTTATGTACTACGATGCTATGCTCCCGAAATCAACAACTCTCGGAGACATTGTTTACATCCACACAGCCGGAGCTTACACAACCGAATACGGCACGAATTTCAACGGGATTCCCTCACCAAGCATCGTCTTCGAAAACGGTCTTTTATTGGAGGAAGAACCGGAAGTTGTTTGCGAACCGGCAAAGGAGTGCGAATGA
- the truA gene encoding tRNA pseudouridine(38-40) synthase TruA → MYKRVAIEFSYDGTDFYGYQIQPSVRTVQGELEKALERIFKVKVPTVAAGRTDTGVHACGQVAAFDCPNPRLSENDIRNALNANLPGDIYVRRVWFTHDKFNPRYEAKKRIYHYYILNSEFKDLFLQRYVWWFPYELDIEAMRKGARFLVGTHDFAAFSKKDEEKENTVKTIFNVRVVKLRRELILIRVEGISFLRGMVRSIVANLVKVGTHQWPPERIEEVLLSKDRTESAGLAPPHGLFLYRVLF, encoded by the coding sequence GTGTATAAAAGGGTTGCAATAGAATTTTCCTACGACGGCACGGATTTTTACGGCTACCAGATCCAACCTTCGGTTCGTACAGTCCAAGGAGAGTTGGAGAAGGCTTTGGAGAGGATCTTCAAGGTGAAAGTTCCCACAGTGGCGGCTGGACGGACGGACACGGGTGTACATGCGTGTGGCCAGGTGGCCGCGTTCGATTGTCCGAATCCAAGGTTGTCCGAAAACGATATACGGAACGCCTTAAATGCCAACTTACCTGGTGATATCTACGTGAGGAGAGTTTGGTTTACGCACGATAAGTTCAACCCACGCTACGAGGCAAAAAAACGCATATACCACTACTACATACTGAACAGTGAGTTCAAAGATCTTTTCCTGCAAAGGTACGTCTGGTGGTTCCCGTACGAACTCGACATTGAAGCTATGAGAAAAGGGGCAAGATTTTTAGTTGGTACGCACGATTTTGCTGCGTTCAGCAAGAAGGACGAAGAAAAGGAGAACACCGTTAAAACTATCTTTAACGTGCGAGTTGTGAAGCTTAGACGTGAGTTGATACTGATCCGAGTGGAAGGTATCTCTTTTTTGCGTGGAATGGTCAGAAGTATCGTTGCGAATCTGGTAAAGGTTGGAACTCATCAATGGCCACCGGAAAGGATCGAGGAGGTATTGCTATCGAAAGATCGTACGGAATCCGCAGGATTGGCACCACCGCATGGCTTATTCTTGTACCGTGTCTTGTTCTAA
- a CDS encoding chemotaxis protein CheA, with translation MGDFGEYLGVFIDESKEYIQLLNESLLELEKNTSDMEQINKAFRALHTLKGMAGTMGFENLAKLCHRMENYLDAVRSGKVKITSNELDFLFAGLDLIEKMLQNIVNTGSDEITEDVRGLTEIFERIATGEQISSRVFKEKGAEQLKAEQVQVGAKVGTAVQALPDNFAEEVLKDVLLEAKKRNVPAYHIVVNLQEGTQLKSARMYMVFHTLEEIGVEVVKTVPSVEDIENEKFDLTVELIGIGNVPAEKIYEKIMRISEIKSVHVKPISVEEETKKQENEKADEAVQQVKKTEEKRAKITQTVRVDIEKLDNLMNLMGELVIARSRIADILKKYNIKEVDESLAQLSRITLDLQNVVMKVRMVPIEFVFNRFPRMVRDLARNLGKEINFIMEGEETELDRTFVEVIGDPLVHLIRNAIDHGIETKEERIALGKPPIGTVKLSARHEGNNVVIEVEDDGRGMDREKILRKAIEKGLITEEKAQGLPDERIFEFIFLPGFSTKEQVSELSGRGVGMDVVKNTIESLNGTVSIESKLGKGTKVTIRLPLTLAIIQALLVKVNNFVYAIPISIIDSTLIITADEIKVVQNEEVIVIRGEVIPLIKLWEVFGMEHEKTPAEMNVVVVRYGTRKYGIAVDTLIGQEDIVIKSLGKVFSDVKIFSGGATLGDGSIALILDVTNIIESVR, from the coding sequence ATGGGAGACTTCGGTGAATACCTTGGAGTTTTTATAGACGAATCTAAAGAGTACATCCAACTTTTAAACGAATCGCTTCTTGAGCTTGAGAAAAATACCTCGGACATGGAGCAAATTAACAAAGCCTTCAGAGCTTTGCACACGCTGAAGGGTATGGCTGGAACTATGGGATTTGAAAATCTTGCGAAACTTTGCCACCGGATGGAAAATTACCTGGATGCTGTACGTTCTGGAAAGGTCAAGATAACCAGTAATGAGCTCGACTTTCTTTTCGCCGGTCTTGACCTAATTGAGAAGATGTTGCAGAACATTGTTAACACCGGAAGCGACGAGATCACCGAGGATGTTCGCGGACTGACCGAGATTTTTGAAAGGATCGCTACCGGTGAACAAATCAGTTCCAGGGTTTTCAAGGAGAAGGGTGCAGAACAGTTGAAAGCTGAACAAGTCCAAGTTGGTGCGAAGGTTGGTACCGCAGTGCAAGCCCTTCCAGACAACTTTGCCGAAGAAGTACTGAAGGACGTTCTTCTGGAAGCAAAGAAGCGTAACGTTCCAGCTTACCATATCGTCGTAAACCTTCAAGAGGGAACGCAACTAAAATCGGCGCGGATGTACATGGTCTTCCACACTCTTGAGGAAATAGGGGTGGAAGTGGTTAAGACCGTTCCGTCCGTTGAGGATATTGAAAACGAGAAGTTCGACTTAACCGTGGAGCTCATTGGCATCGGGAACGTACCAGCCGAGAAGATTTACGAGAAGATCATGAGAATCTCGGAAATTAAGAGCGTTCATGTCAAACCGATCAGCGTTGAAGAAGAAACAAAGAAACAAGAAAACGAAAAAGCGGATGAAGCCGTTCAACAGGTGAAGAAAACCGAAGAAAAGCGTGCGAAAATCACGCAGACGGTTCGTGTCGATATTGAAAAACTTGATAACCTCATGAACTTGATGGGAGAGCTCGTTATCGCCCGTAGCCGCATCGCGGATATTTTGAAGAAGTACAACATAAAGGAAGTTGATGAGTCACTTGCGCAGTTGAGTAGGATAACGCTCGATCTTCAAAACGTTGTAATGAAGGTCAGGATGGTACCAATCGAGTTCGTCTTCAACCGGTTCCCGAGGATGGTCAGAGACCTTGCCAGGAACCTCGGCAAAGAGATCAACTTCATCATGGAAGGAGAGGAGACCGAGCTTGACAGAACGTTCGTGGAAGTCATAGGTGATCCTTTAGTACACCTCATTCGCAATGCAATCGACCACGGTATCGAGACGAAGGAAGAGAGGATCGCTCTTGGCAAGCCTCCGATAGGCACAGTTAAGCTTTCAGCACGCCATGAAGGAAACAACGTCGTTATAGAAGTTGAGGACGACGGTAGGGGGATGGACCGCGAAAAGATCCTTAGAAAGGCTATCGAGAAAGGGTTGATTACGGAGGAGAAGGCACAGGGGCTTCCTGATGAGCGAATTTTCGAGTTCATCTTCTTGCCTGGTTTCTCCACCAAAGAGCAGGTTAGCGAACTTTCCGGTCGTGGTGTTGGAATGGATGTGGTGAAAAACACGATAGAATCGCTCAACGGAACGGTCTCGATCGAGAGTAAGTTGGGGAAAGGTACCAAAGTTACCATCAGGTTGCCCTTAACACTCGCAATAATCCAGGCGTTGCTTGTGAAGGTTAATAACTTCGTGTACGCAATTCCAATATCCATCATCGACAGTACGTTGATAATTACGGCCGATGAAATAAAGGTCGTTCAAAATGAGGAAGTCATCGTAATACGCGGTGAGGTCATACCTTTGATAAAGCTGTGGGAAGTCTTCGGCATGGAGCACGAGAAAACACCAGCAGAGATGAACGTTGTTGTGGTTAGGTATGGAACAAGGAAGTACGGAATCGCAGTTGACACGTTGATTGGGCAAGAAGACATCGTTATCAAATCACTTGGCAAGGTTTTCAGTGACGTTAAGATATTCAGCGGTGGGGCCACACTCGGAGACGGTAGTATTGCGCTGATCCTTGATGTTACGAACATAATCGAGAGTGTGAGGTGA
- a CDS encoding RtcB family protein — MPKVAEKEGKYVYRVKKHGEMKTDAVILSDWETIDEEAIQQIINVATLPGIVKEAYAMPDIHWGYGFPIGGVAAFDVEDGIISPGGVGFDINCGVRMLVVDGPASIVKGRLDELVKRIYELVPVGVGETSDLKFSKKDFKRIVTGGAKVVVEMGYGQPEDLERIEDYGSIEYCDFSDVSDEAYDRGKDELGTLGAGNHFIEIQEVVEVYDPEIAKVFGVAPGSITVLIHTGSRGFGHQIATDYIRYMRDELKEHNKGLPDKQLINAPFKHSLGQAYYSAMNCAANYAFANRQIITHMIRKAFKSVCGLNVKLVYDVAHNIAKVEEYQIDGKTTKVIVHRKGATRAFGPGNPKLPALFRETGQPVIIPGSMGTASYLLVGTKKAEEWTFGSTAHGAGRTLGRREATRELSADRIINELKEKGVKLMAKSKKGIVEEAPEAYKNVDKVVQIVDELGISRKVAKCVPLGVIKG, encoded by the coding sequence ATGCCCAAAGTTGCGGAAAAGGAAGGTAAATACGTGTACCGTGTTAAGAAGCATGGTGAGATGAAAACCGATGCGGTCATACTCTCCGACTGGGAAACCATAGACGAGGAAGCCATTCAGCAAATCATCAACGTTGCCACCCTGCCGGGTATCGTCAAGGAAGCGTACGCCATGCCCGATATCCATTGGGGATACGGATTTCCCATCGGCGGTGTGGCCGCCTTCGATGTTGAAGACGGAATCATAAGTCCCGGTGGTGTCGGATTCGACATAAACTGCGGAGTTAGGATGTTGGTGGTTGACGGCCCTGCGAGTATCGTCAAAGGGAGATTGGACGAACTGGTTAAAAGGATTTACGAACTTGTCCCGGTGGGTGTTGGAGAGACAAGTGACTTGAAATTCTCCAAAAAAGACTTCAAAAGAATCGTCACTGGTGGCGCAAAGGTCGTTGTAGAAATGGGATACGGACAACCAGAGGATCTGGAGAGAATCGAAGACTACGGAAGTATTGAATATTGCGACTTTTCCGATGTTAGCGATGAGGCTTACGACAGGGGAAAGGATGAACTCGGCACGCTTGGGGCGGGTAACCATTTTATCGAGATCCAAGAGGTTGTGGAAGTGTACGATCCAGAAATTGCGAAAGTCTTCGGTGTTGCCCCGGGCAGTATCACCGTCTTGATTCACACTGGAAGTCGGGGCTTTGGTCACCAAATTGCAACGGATTATATCAGGTACATGAGAGACGAGCTCAAAGAACATAACAAAGGACTCCCCGATAAGCAACTTATCAACGCCCCATTCAAACACAGCTTGGGTCAAGCGTATTACAGTGCAATGAACTGCGCGGCGAATTATGCGTTCGCAAACAGGCAGATCATAACACACATGATAAGGAAAGCGTTCAAGTCGGTGTGTGGACTGAACGTTAAGCTCGTGTACGACGTGGCTCACAACATAGCCAAGGTTGAGGAGTACCAGATAGATGGAAAGACTACGAAAGTGATCGTTCACCGTAAAGGTGCCACACGTGCGTTCGGACCGGGCAATCCTAAACTTCCGGCACTCTTCAGGGAAACGGGCCAACCAGTTATCATACCGGGAAGTATGGGAACGGCCTCTTACTTACTGGTCGGCACAAAGAAAGCTGAAGAATGGACCTTTGGTTCGACCGCCCACGGTGCAGGTAGGACCTTGGGACGCAGGGAGGCGACACGTGAGTTAAGTGCTGATAGGATCATTAACGAACTTAAGGAGAAAGGTGTAAAATTGATGGCCAAATCCAAAAAGGGCATCGTCGAAGAAGCGCCGGAGGCTTACAAGAACGTTGATAAAGTTGTTCAGATAGTGGATGAGCTTGGAATCTCACGCAAGGTGGCCAAGTGCGTGCCACTTGGTGTGATTAAGGGATGA
- a CDS encoding MFS transporter, protein MRWHTDKNELALTLEGVLSSFYMVLTQTVIFTSIALYFNLNEIWLGLASSFPMMFQVFQIFAPAIIERFNVKKNLLVLFNSGRFFWLILIPFLFRTHRDPKIFLLVFALSQVFTSFAGNVWLAIVSETVSPERRGKYLGLRNLFVSFATLLAFYLYSLIVDSLPKPVNYLLVILITMVTSLLSMVSLAPLTEPESKKTGSINDLWHVLKDTNFMKLSKAYFLWNFVVLLTAPFFGYHELHNLKLPVTYVSYASIVASLLSMVFYSVWGKISDEFGHKSVLITGLAIVSTIPAIWLLMNERDWVFALTLDAVLSGIGWAAVNLAFVTVPMEAAKVSSPMYFAVFSALGGLGGTLGSIVGGPIARWFNSFHFYIGEFHVYGLQLFFVIESILRFSVIPLFLKVETRKYVSPTIVFSNVLSILSSRHAIRIQEGNRSDVVVGRKRLERWW, encoded by the coding sequence ATGAGATGGCACACAGACAAAAACGAACTTGCGCTGACACTTGAAGGTGTGTTGTCTTCCTTTTACATGGTGCTGACGCAAACAGTGATATTTACATCGATAGCGCTGTACTTCAACCTCAACGAGATATGGTTGGGCTTGGCTTCGTCTTTTCCCATGATGTTCCAGGTCTTTCAAATATTCGCACCGGCGATCATAGAAAGGTTCAACGTAAAAAAGAACTTGCTTGTGCTTTTCAATTCTGGAAGATTTTTCTGGTTAATCTTGATACCGTTCCTCTTCAGAACTCACAGGGATCCTAAGATCTTTCTGCTGGTGTTCGCGCTGAGCCAAGTCTTCACCTCTTTTGCCGGTAACGTCTGGTTGGCGATCGTTTCGGAAACCGTGTCCCCAGAGCGGCGAGGGAAGTACCTCGGTTTGAGAAATTTGTTCGTTTCGTTTGCAACGCTACTGGCCTTCTATCTTTACTCCCTGATCGTTGACTCGTTGCCCAAGCCGGTGAATTACTTACTCGTCATACTGATCACGATGGTTACCTCGCTCCTTTCGATGGTGTCACTCGCACCGTTGACGGAGCCGGAAAGTAAAAAGACGGGTAGTATAAACGATCTGTGGCATGTCCTAAAGGACACGAACTTTATGAAACTATCGAAAGCTTACTTTTTATGGAATTTCGTCGTCCTTCTGACAGCTCCGTTTTTCGGATACCACGAGCTGCACAATTTGAAATTACCCGTTACATACGTCAGTTACGCTTCGATCGTAGCCTCCCTTTTGTCAATGGTATTCTACAGTGTCTGGGGTAAGATTTCTGATGAGTTCGGTCACAAAAGTGTATTGATAACGGGTTTAGCTATTGTCTCGACCATCCCTGCCATCTGGCTTTTAATGAACGAGCGAGATTGGGTGTTTGCACTGACTCTCGACGCGGTACTTTCAGGTATTGGTTGGGCAGCTGTGAACCTTGCATTCGTCACGGTTCCTATGGAAGCTGCTAAGGTCAGTTCCCCAATGTACTTCGCCGTCTTCTCGGCACTTGGGGGATTAGGTGGAACCTTGGGGTCCATTGTCGGTGGACCGATCGCAAGGTGGTTCAACTCTTTCCACTTTTACATCGGGGAGTTTCACGTGTACGGACTGCAACTTTTCTTCGTGATCGAAAGTATCCTTCGTTTCTCGGTGATACCGCTCTTTTTGAAGGTGGAAACCCGCAAATACGTTTCACCTACTATCGTATTTTCGAATGTCCTTTCGATACTTTCCAGCCGGCATGCGATAAGGATCCAAGAAGGCAACCGCTCGGACGTTGTGGTTGGACGAAAGCGATTGGAGCGCTGGTGGTGA
- the cheY gene encoding chemotaxis protein CheY — protein MARVLVVDDAAFMRMMLKDILTKAGHEVVGEAANGVEAVEKYKELKPDVVTMDITMPEMNGIDAIKEIKKIDPNATIIVCSAMGQQAMVIEAIQAGAKDFIVKPFQASRVIEAVQKVTAK, from the coding sequence ATGGCAAGAGTTTTGGTTGTTGACGATGCGGCGTTCATGAGGATGATGTTGAAGGATATACTGACGAAGGCCGGTCACGAGGTCGTTGGAGAGGCTGCGAACGGTGTTGAAGCGGTTGAAAAGTACAAGGAACTGAAGCCTGACGTAGTTACGATGGATATCACGATGCCGGAAATGAACGGCATCGATGCCATAAAGGAAATTAAGAAGATCGATCCGAATGCGACGATTATTGTTTGCAGTGCGATGGGCCAACAAGCTATGGTTATCGAAGCAATCCAGGCTGGTGCAAAAGACTTTATCGTCAAACCGTTCCAGGCTTCGAGGGTTATCGAGGCCGTTCAGAAGGTTACGGCAAAATAA
- a CDS encoding chemotaxis protein CheW, which translates to MEQVREFEVLVFKALNQEMAIDVEYVEMVIEKVDITPVPRARKIIEGVINLRGKIVPVISLPTLLTGVEQKDYRKIIIVKVEDVEFGLMVDEVVGVLRTNEGELETNLGKMNTYGRKSKGLIKKGNRLIVYLNLEEMLKEIIGSEVA; encoded by the coding sequence ATGGAACAAGTGAGGGAGTTTGAGGTTCTTGTTTTCAAGGCCCTCAACCAAGAGATGGCAATAGATGTGGAATACGTAGAGATGGTGATCGAGAAAGTGGATATTACGCCAGTACCACGCGCTCGGAAGATTATCGAGGGGGTTATTAATCTCAGGGGAAAGATAGTACCGGTGATAAGCCTCCCAACGTTGCTGACAGGTGTGGAGCAGAAGGATTACCGGAAGATAATCATTGTCAAAGTTGAGGATGTCGAGTTCGGTTTGATGGTGGATGAGGTCGTGGGTGTTTTAAGAACGAACGAAGGTGAGCTCGAAACGAATTTGGGGAAGATGAACACCTATGGTCGGAAATCTAAAGGTTTAATCAAAAAGGGTAACAGACTCATCGTTTACTTGAATTTGGAAGAAATGCTCAAGGAAATCATAGGTTCGGAGGTGGCATGA
- a CDS encoding TlyA family RNA methyltransferase — MRLDVFLVEKGLVESRSKARWVVENGHVKVNGIVCTKVSKKVSPGDVVEVVENLKYVSRAGYKLEGLFEEFPVELTGKIVCDIGSSTGGFVDFFLQHGASKVYAVDVNVEQLHEKLKRDQRVVPIRANAKELDPSLIAEELDFISIDVSFISVRKLVQTVKKLASAKTKIIVLIKPQFEIPEGHKGVVRDKLIHVEAIKAVLTTYREAGFDCEYLTYSKMKGAEGNIEFFAVFRVGGEKNVCNEIIDGDIITVVERAWEDNG; from the coding sequence ATGCGTTTAGACGTTTTTTTGGTGGAAAAGGGTCTCGTCGAGTCGAGGTCGAAAGCCCGTTGGGTGGTCGAGAATGGCCACGTTAAGGTCAATGGAATTGTGTGCACAAAGGTTTCGAAGAAAGTATCCCCGGGGGACGTGGTAGAAGTAGTTGAGAATTTGAAGTACGTCAGTAGAGCAGGTTACAAGCTCGAGGGACTATTCGAAGAGTTTCCAGTTGAGCTCACGGGGAAGATTGTGTGTGACATAGGTTCGTCAACAGGAGGGTTTGTCGATTTCTTTCTCCAGCATGGTGCATCGAAGGTTTACGCTGTTGATGTGAACGTTGAGCAGTTACACGAGAAGTTAAAGAGAGACCAGCGAGTCGTCCCGATTCGCGCGAACGCGAAAGAGCTTGATCCGAGTTTGATCGCGGAGGAGCTCGATTTCATAAGTATAGACGTCTCATTTATCTCCGTCAGAAAGTTGGTGCAAACTGTTAAAAAGCTTGCATCAGCCAAAACAAAGATCATCGTACTGATTAAACCACAATTCGAAATTCCAGAGGGTCACAAAGGTGTCGTGCGTGACAAATTGATCCACGTAGAAGCGATAAAAGCGGTACTTACCACTTACAGAGAGGCTGGTTTTGACTGCGAATACCTCACCTATTCCAAGATGAAGGGTGCGGAAGGTAATATAGAATTCTTCGCGGTCTTCCGTGTGGGTGGAGAAAAAAATGTTTGCAACGAAATTATCGATGGTGATATAATAACAGTTGTAGAAAGAGCCTGGGAGGATAATGGATGA